The following coding sequences are from one Musa acuminata AAA Group cultivar baxijiao chromosome BXJ1-6, Cavendish_Baxijiao_AAA, whole genome shotgun sequence window:
- the LOC103987482 gene encoding NAP1-related protein 2, protein MVADKAKKTKVEDEAPDHIDGELVLSIEKLQEIQDEIETVNEEASEKVLEVEQKYNEIRRPIYKRRTETIQSIPDFWLTAFLSHPVLGDLLNEEDQKIFKYLVSLDVEHSKDVKSGYSITFNFSPNPYFEDTCLTKTYSFFDEGTTNITGTTIKWKEGMNVANGVVHKKEGGKRPLLEESFFAWFSEAQQKNLSEGLSDEMAEIIKEDFWPNPLKYFNNEADEEDFGGDEYDDEKGTDLDGEDESGGDEDGEGDDS, encoded by the exons ATGGTGGCGGACAAGGCGAAGAAGACGAAGGTGGAGGATGAGGCTCCCGATCACATCGACGGCGAGCTTGTGCTATCCATTGAGAAGCTTCAGGAGATCCAAGACGAGATCGAGACG GTGAATGAGGAGGCAAGTGAGAAGGTCTTGGAGGTGGAACAGAAATATAATGAGATACGCAGACCTATCTACAAGAGGCGGACTGAGACTATTCAATCTATTCCAGATTTCTGGTTAACCGCG TTTCTGAGCCATCCAGTTCTTGGTGATCTTCTAAACGAGGAAGACCAAAAG ATCTTCAAATACTTGGTGTCCTTAGACGTGGAACACTCTAAAGATGTTAAATCAGGCTACTCCATTACCTTT AACTTCTCCCCAAATCCATATTTTGAAGATACATGCTTGACAAAGACATATTCGTTCTTCGACGAAGGAACAACTAACATAACTGGCACCACGATTAAGTGGAAGGAGGGAATG AATGTTGCAAATGGTGTTGTTCATAAAAAGGAAGGGGGTAAGAGACCTTTACTTGAAGAAAG TTTCTTTGCCTGGTTCAGTGAGGCTCAACAGAAAAATCTCTCAGAAGGGCTCTCTGATGAG ATGGCTGAGATAATAAAGGAAGACTTTTGGCCCAATCCTTTGAAGTACTTTAACAAT GAAGCTGATGAGGAAGATTTTGGTGGAGACGAATATGATGATGAG AAGGGAACCGACCTTGATGGCGAGGATGAATCGGGAGGTGATGAAGATGGCGAAGGGGATGACAGCTAA
- the LOC103988336 gene encoding myb-related protein 306-like — protein MGRPPCCDKNGVKKGPWTPEEDIILVSYIQEHGPGNWRAVPSNTGLMRCSKSCRLRWTNYLRPGIKRGNFTDQEEKLIIRLQALLGNRWAAIASYLPERTDNDIKNYWNTHLKKKVRKPETGSDCPPSSGQSSHRTVCKGQWERCLQTDINMAKRALREASSVSCSFDSKPSTYASNTENISRLLQGWTKGSPKPSVAPASSGSGVAESASSQGSVSTSNCIMSPEPLESVFGFNDSTAERSEAGAPFSLLESWLLDEHDGHWQESFLDVAVLDTCELF, from the exons ATGGGAAGACCACCATGCTGTGACAAAAATGGTGTGAAGAAGGGGCCTTGGACACCAGAAGAGGACATCATCTTGGTGTCCTACATCCAAGAACATGGCCCTGGGAATTGGAGAGCTGTCCCTTCCAACACTG GCCTGATGAGATGCAGCAAAAGCTGCAGGCTTCGGTGGACGAACTACCTCAGGCCCGGGATCAAGCGTGGCAACTTCACCGATCAGGAGGAGAAGCTTATCATCCGCCTCCAGGCTCTTCTGGGCAACAG ATGGGCCGCCATAGCTTCTTACCTCCCGGAAAGAACAGACAACGACATCAAGAATTACTGGAATACGCACCTGAAGAAGAAGGTGAGGAAGCCGGAGACCGGCAGCGATTGCCCCCCGAGTAGCGGGCAGTCGAGCCATCGTACCGTCTGCAAAGGCCAGTGGGAGAGGTGTCTGCAGACCGACATCAACATGGCGAAGCGAGCTCTGCGCGAGGCCTCGTCCGTCAGCTGCAGCTTCGACAGTAAGCCTTCGACCTACGCATCCAACACCGAGAACATATCCCGGCTTCTCCAAGGATGGACGAAGGGTTCGCCGAAACCCAGCGTTGCTCCGGCGAGCTCGGGATCGGGTGTGGCGGAGTCTGCGTCGAGTCAGGGGAGCGTGAGCACCTCCAACTGCATCATGTCGCCGGAGCCGCTCGAGTCGGTGTTCGGGTTCAACGACTCCACGGCCGAGAGGTCGGAGGCCGGAGCACCCTTCTCGTTGCTGGAGTCATGGCTGCTCGATGAGCACGACGGACACTGGCAAGAGAGCTTTCTTGATGTTGCGGTGCTCGATACGTGTGAATTGTTCTAA
- the LOC103987483 gene encoding uncharacterized protein At4g17910: MDPLRQTLNPNKRLKEEFVSNLTGSSMLEIAALSAIIPALVILRQWSCFARVNGKFNVEVATSKKDDDKVPSRRDFRSYAVSLVVDYLFVVLPVLLILTVLADWAYIFTVLIILLLLLCISAKRSSYLRFKGEQHSSSPRTTISSYRVLVVITTCLSILAVDFKVFPRRYAKTETYGTGLMDLGVGSFVMANALVSRKARNSISVNWKATLKSISPLLFLGFGRLITTTGVDYQVHVGEYGVHWNFFFTLAAVSLLTSIFNIHPEYCGFFGLLVLIGYQACLLCGLNKYLISHERTADIISQNKEGLFSIFGYWGMYLVGVHLGYKILFSNHSSKKVGSIQSARARVWILAVLFWFLTIILDKYVERVSRRMCNLAFVMLVFAQNFQVLSVLMLSDLVPGQKPLALEEAFNQNLLGSFLLANVLTGLVNLSMDTLSASSVTAVGVLLGYSFVLSAVTGLVWSCGIKLKFW; the protein is encoded by the exons ATGGATCCCCTCCGGCAGACTCTCAACCCCAACAAGCGCCTCAAAGAAGA ATTCGTCAGCAATCTCACGGGATCTTCCATGCTGGAGATTGCCGCGCTCTCCGCAATCATACCT GCTTTGGTAATCCTCCGCCAATGGAGCTGCTTTGCGAGAGTAAATG GCAAGTTTAATGTTGAGGTTGCAACGTCAAAGAAGGATGATGATAAAGTCCCTAGTCGTAGAGATTTTAGGAGCTATGCAGTTTCACTTGTCGTCGATTACTTGTTTGTTGTTCTTCCAGTTCTTCTTATTCTCACG GTTCTTGCTGATTGGGCTTATATATTCACGGTTCTGATTATTTTGTTGCTCCTTCTATGTATATCAGCTAAAAG ATCTTCATATCTTCGTTTTAAAGGAGAACAACATTCATCTTCTCCAAGAACAACTATTTCATCATATAGAGTATTGGTG GTCATCACAACATGCTTGAGCATATTAGCTGTGGACTTTAAAGTCTTTCCCCGACGCTATGCAAAGACTGAAACTTATGGTACTGGTTTG ATGGATCTGGGAGTTGGATCATTTGTCATGGCTAATGCATTAGTTTCAAGAAAAGCACGGAATTCCATTTCAGT GAATTGGAAGGCAACACTTAAATCTATAAGCCCGCTATTATTCCTAGGTTTTGGTCGGCTCATTACTACAACAGGTGTAGATTACCAG GTACATGTAGGAGAATATGGTGTGCATTGGAACTTCTTTTTCACCCTTGCAGCAGTATCTTTACTTACATCTATATTTAACATCCATCCAGAATACTGTGGATTTTTCGGTTTGTTAGTTCTCATAG GTTATCAGGCATGCTTGTTATGTGGGTTAAATAAATACTTGATCTCCCATGAAAGGACAGCTGATATCATCAGCCAAAATAAAGAAGGCCTATTCAGTATATTTG GATATTGGGGTATGTATCTGGTTGGTGTGCATCTAGGATACAAGATACTTTTCAGTAATCATTCATCAAAGAAGGTTGGAAGCATTCAGTCTGCAAGAGCTAGAGTTTGGATCCTTGCAGTTTTATTTTG GTTCTTAACTATCATTCTGGACAAATATGTGGAAAGAGTTTCTCGGCGAATG TGCAACCTGGCGTTTGTTATGCTGGTCTTTGCACAGAATTTTCAG GTTCTATCAGTTCTCATGCTATCGGATCTAGTACCGGGACAAAAGCCTTTGGCTCTTGAAGAAGCATTCAATCAGAATCTTCTCGGTTCGTTTCTTCTG GCAAATGTGCTAACTGGACTAGTAAACTTATCCATGGATACCCTATCAGCTTCCTCTGTGACAGCAGTTGGCGTCTTGTTGGGTTATTCTTTTGTTCTCTCAGCTGTTACTGGACTAGTGTGGTCCTGTGGCATCAAACTAAAATTTTGGTAG
- the LOC135676098 gene encoding cyclic dof factor 1-like isoform X2: MSENRDSPTAATIKLFGKTITLQQDHQKEEDEPRWQEKNETSSTWTSEIHKSAATAAHDDASTKKTTPLEQQPDDARSSRKKPDKILPCPRCKSLDTKFCYYNNYNVNQPRHFCKHCQRYWTAGGTMRNVPVGAGRRKSKKGAWHQRRLPEFESVLQTLHHPSLKPNGTVLSFGSDSAPRPAEKTTSCNKNGVRDNSGRPSEASPVPCFSRSPWPYPWTPPVPFYPAAACWSIPWLSPVACLPSAESSSPALDEHSREGHMVKNGSLQKEDSILVPRTMRIDDPEEAAKSCIWTMVGIKSSKNSAIGSGGLLGYFQPKGDIKNRAGEAASLLHANPAALSRSLNFQETS, from the exons ATGTCTGAGAACAGGGACTCCCCCACCGCCGCCACCATCAAGCTCTTCGGCAAGACGATCACTCTGCAGCAG GATCATCAGAAAGAAGAAGACGAACCACGTTGGCAAGAGAAGAACGAGACCAGCAGTACGTGGACGAGCGAGATCCATAAATCGGCGGCTACCGCCGCTCACGACGATGCCTCCACGAAGAAGACGACACCACTAGAACAGCAGCCTGATGATGCAAGAAGCTCGAGGAAGAAGCCCGACAAGATCCTCCCGTGTCCCCGGTGCAAAAGCCTcgacaccaagttctgctactacaacaactacaacGTCAACCAGCCGCGCCACTTCTGCAAGCACTGCCAGAGGTACTGGACCGCCGGCGGCACGATGAGGAACGTCCCCGTCGGAGCTGGCCGCCGCAAGAGCAAGAAAGGCGCGTGGCATCAGCGACGCCTCCCCGAGTTCGAGTCGGTCCTCCAGACTCTCCATCACCCTAGTCTGAAGCCGAATGGCACCGTGCTCAGCTTCGGCTCCGATTCTGCACCGAGACCAGCGGAGAAGACGACGAGCTGCAACAAGAATGGGGTCCGCGATAACTCGGGCAGGCCTTCGGAGGCATCTCCGGTTCCATGTTTCAGTAGATCTCCATGGCCGTATCCTTGGACGCCTCCCGTTCCCTTCTACCCTGCTGCAGCTTGCTGGAGTATTCCATGGCTATCTCCTGTAGCTTGTTTGCCATCTGCAGAATCCAGTTCTCCGGCCCTAGACGAGCACTCGCGGGAAGGACACATGGTGAAGAATGGCAGTCTACAGAAAGAAGACTCCATCTTGGTTCCTCGAACAATGAGGATTGATGACCCTGAAGAAGCTGCAAAGAGCTGCATATGGACAATGGTTGGCATCAAGAGCAGCAAGAACAGTGCCATCGGCAGCGGAGGGCTTCTCGGATACTTCCAGCCCAAGGGAGACATCAAGAATCGTGCGGGGGAGGCAGCGTCTCTGCTGCATGCCAACCCTGCGGCACTGTCTCGATCTCTCAACTTCCAGGAGACCTCCTAG
- the LOC135676098 gene encoding cyclic dof factor 1-like isoform X1 — protein MSENRDSPTAATIKLFGKTITLQQIMFVTQDHQKEEDEPRWQEKNETSSTWTSEIHKSAATAAHDDASTKKTTPLEQQPDDARSSRKKPDKILPCPRCKSLDTKFCYYNNYNVNQPRHFCKHCQRYWTAGGTMRNVPVGAGRRKSKKGAWHQRRLPEFESVLQTLHHPSLKPNGTVLSFGSDSAPRPAEKTTSCNKNGVRDNSGRPSEASPVPCFSRSPWPYPWTPPVPFYPAAACWSIPWLSPVACLPSAESSSPALDEHSREGHMVKNGSLQKEDSILVPRTMRIDDPEEAAKSCIWTMVGIKSSKNSAIGSGGLLGYFQPKGDIKNRAGEAASLLHANPAALSRSLNFQETS, from the exons ATGTCTGAGAACAGGGACTCCCCCACCGCCGCCACCATCAAGCTCTTCGGCAAGACGATCACTCTGCAGCAG ATAATGTTTGTGACTCAGGATCATCAGAAAGAAGAAGACGAACCACGTTGGCAAGAGAAGAACGAGACCAGCAGTACGTGGACGAGCGAGATCCATAAATCGGCGGCTACCGCCGCTCACGACGATGCCTCCACGAAGAAGACGACACCACTAGAACAGCAGCCTGATGATGCAAGAAGCTCGAGGAAGAAGCCCGACAAGATCCTCCCGTGTCCCCGGTGCAAAAGCCTcgacaccaagttctgctactacaacaactacaacGTCAACCAGCCGCGCCACTTCTGCAAGCACTGCCAGAGGTACTGGACCGCCGGCGGCACGATGAGGAACGTCCCCGTCGGAGCTGGCCGCCGCAAGAGCAAGAAAGGCGCGTGGCATCAGCGACGCCTCCCCGAGTTCGAGTCGGTCCTCCAGACTCTCCATCACCCTAGTCTGAAGCCGAATGGCACCGTGCTCAGCTTCGGCTCCGATTCTGCACCGAGACCAGCGGAGAAGACGACGAGCTGCAACAAGAATGGGGTCCGCGATAACTCGGGCAGGCCTTCGGAGGCATCTCCGGTTCCATGTTTCAGTAGATCTCCATGGCCGTATCCTTGGACGCCTCCCGTTCCCTTCTACCCTGCTGCAGCTTGCTGGAGTATTCCATGGCTATCTCCTGTAGCTTGTTTGCCATCTGCAGAATCCAGTTCTCCGGCCCTAGACGAGCACTCGCGGGAAGGACACATGGTGAAGAATGGCAGTCTACAGAAAGAAGACTCCATCTTGGTTCCTCGAACAATGAGGATTGATGACCCTGAAGAAGCTGCAAAGAGCTGCATATGGACAATGGTTGGCATCAAGAGCAGCAAGAACAGTGCCATCGGCAGCGGAGGGCTTCTCGGATACTTCCAGCCCAAGGGAGACATCAAGAATCGTGCGGGGGAGGCAGCGTCTCTGCTGCATGCCAACCCTGCGGCACTGTCTCGATCTCTCAACTTCCAGGAGACCTCCTAG